The Infirmifilum lucidum DNA segment GGGGCTTGTTCGCCCTGCCCGCTCTGGTAAAGCTACCCTACGCCACAAACGAGAAAGTAATGAGAGTGCTCGGACTCCTGGGTGCGATATTCTCCTTCCTGGTAATGTCGTACACGGGCGTGCTGCTCGCCAGAACAAGCATACACCTCTGGAGGAGCCCTGCGACCCCCCTGCTGTTCATCTTCCTAGCCTTCTCGAGTGGTGTAGGCCTTTACGTACTCACAGCCCAGGCCCTCAAAAAGGAGGTTGCGAGAAGCATTCTCGACGTCGGGGTGCTGGCGACCCTCCTAGCTCTAGTCACGTTCACCCTGTACTTCGTCATAGCAAACATCTCCACGGAGGCCTTCAGGGCCTCGATAGAGCTGATGCTTTCAGAGTACCTCGCCGGCACTATCGCGCTCTACGTCCTGGGCTTTATAGCCCCGCTGGCGCTCTACGCCTACTACGTCAGGAAGCCCTCCAAGGCGCTACTGCTCTCAATTGCTGCCTTACTCATCCTGCAGAGCCTCATTGCACGATTCCTGGTGGTTTATACCGGGGTCATAGAGCTCCCCTGGTAAAAAAATTCTTTCTTTACCTGCTCATGGTCGGAGGTGTAGTCTACTTGGTTGAGGCGAGCTTGCTCTGGGAGCGTGGAGTCGTGTACAAGGCCCTAAGCTTGTCGTTCTATACGCCGAGCGACGCCGACGCCCAGAGGGAGCTGTCAGAGTACCTCACGTTGCTCCTAGACGTCCGCGCGCTGCCCATAGACCGGGACACCATCAGGTTTTTCGCTGAGTCGTGGCGTAGGGCGTGGACGCTTCCGCGGGACGAGCTACTCAGGGAATACACGAGGCTCTTCGTGAACGACTACCCCGAGCTTAAGTGCCCTCCCTTCGAGACGTACTGGAGAGACGGGAAGCGCACCATATACGGGTCAGGGTATAGCAGCCTCCTGGAGATCTACAGGCAGGCGTCGCTCGAGTCCTCCCCGGAGGTCAGACTCCCCCTCGAGCACGTGGCACTAGAGCTAGAACTAATGTACTACCTTGTGGTCTCGAGCGCCGATAACGCAGGCTTCCTCTGCCTCCAGGAGAAGTTGTTCAAAAACCACATTGGGAGGTGGGCTGAACCCTACGCGCAGTGCCTGGAGAGTAGTGCCAGCCTAGACAACTACAGGGCTTCTGCGAAGTTGCTCCGCGAGCTCTACAGGGTGGAGAGGGGGCTCTTCGACTCTACGAGCTTCTGCGTCTAGCTCATGCCAAGCTATTTATCCAGCCTTTTTCCTAGGAGTAGCTGTGGAGAGCGCTGTAGCCCTGGCCCGAAAGCTAGCCCGCGAGCTGATGGGGGACGACTTCGTCCACGGCTACCCACACGTTGAGCGCGTGATGAGGCTTGGGGAGGAGATAGCCTCAGAAGTCGGGAACGTCGACATGAACTTACTACGGCTAGCAGTGTACCTACACGACATAGGGAGGAGGATTGGGGAGCCACACGCGTACTATTCTGCCAGGCTTGCCGGAGGCATCTTGAGCGAGTGGGGAGTCGGCGAAGACGTCGTGAAACTCGTCGTTAACGCTATTGAGTACCACAGCTTCAGCTACGCCAGGAGCCGCGGAGTAAAGCCTCTAAGCGTCGAGGCAATGGTGCTCAGCGACGCAGACAAGCTGGACGCCCTAGGCATCGTAGGCTTCTTGAGGGTCATGGCTTACGGCTTCGAGAACGGGCGGAGCGTCGAGGAGAGCCTGAGGCACTTCGACGAGAAGATCTTCAAACTCAAAGACTTGCTGCACTTCGATGCCTCCAGGAGGCTTGCCGAGGAGCTCGAGGCCAGGACGCGCACTGCTGTCAGCTGGCTCGCCGAGGAGCTCGGCATAAAGCCTATAACGTGGCAGGGGCGGTATTAAGCGATGAGTGAACCTTCTACGGGGGTTTCAGGCCTAGTACTATACCCCGGCAGGGAAGTACACGTCGTCCTGGTTCTCCTGGAAAAGGAGGCTCAACTCGCGAAGTTTCTCCCAGGGGTGGCGGGTTGCTCCGAGCTCGGGGTAGAGGTTCTCGACTTGTGGACGACACGAGGGGGGTTCGCGCTAGCCCTCCTCGCGTCGGTGGCGCCCACACGGGAGGGGGGCGTCGAAGCGTTTGTAGACTGCCTCGGGAAGCTGGACGGCGTCAGGGCCGTAGACAGCACGCGGGGCTTCGCGGGCGGCCTAGCGGTCGAGAGCTGGGGTTTCCCGGTGCTACCCGGTACTTCGAGGACGCTAGTCCTCGAAGCCGGCCTCTTTAGCTCTATGCTCAGGGAGAGCTGGAAGCTCCTCGGGAAGGCGTTCCAGCTACCGCTCTACAACTCCACTTTTTCCTACGGGCGCGACCTCGCCCGGAGGCTCAGGGGGCTGGGCCTAGACGAGAAAAGCTTCCTGTACGCCGCGTCGGAGGTAATACGCCACCTCGGCCTAGGCAGAGTCTTCTGGGAGACCGTTACAGACACGCGTGTAGCTGTCACGGTTTACGACAGCCTGGAGTGCAGTGCCATGGTGGGAGTCCCGGGGTACGAGTCGTCTATCCTCAGGGGTCTAGTAGCGGGCGTGGTCGCGGAGCTCTGGGGCGCCGACAGGAGCCAGGTCGATGCCAGGGAGACGTCCTGCGTAGCGAGGGGGGATAGGGCCTGCCGGATAGAGGTCTTGTCGAGGCAGAAGTAGTACCCCGAGACCTCATCACTGCTCAGACCGCTGAAGGCCCTGTCACGGCTCCTCTTCAACTCTCTACGCAGTTTAAACTTTAAATTTTTATCCCCTCGTGAGCTTGTCTACCCGTGCCCACAGTAGAGGAGCTGATAGGCAATACGCCGCTCGTCAGGGTAAACAGGATTGAGGGCTTGAAGGGTCGCGAAGTCTACGTGAAGCTCGAGTACATGAACCCTACTGGCAGCCACAAGGACAGGATAGCGCTCTACATGATCAGAGATGCCGTCGAGAAGGGTTTGCTGAGACCTGGCGGCACAGTAGTCGAGGCCTCGAGCGGCAATACAGCGATAAGCGTAGCATGGCTAGCGAGGCGCCTCGGCTTCAAGGCAGTAATTGTAGTCGAGGAGGGGACTTCTCCGGCTAAGGTCGCCGTGCTGAGGGCTCTCGGCGCTGAGGTCATATTCGCCCCGAAAGTCCCGGCAGGCCACCCTGACCACATGGTTAACGTCGCCAGGAGGGTGGCGTCAGAGAGGGGAGGAGTGTTCCTGGCCCAGTACTCTAACGAAGCGAACCTCAGGGCCCACTACGAGACTACGGGCCCCGAGATCTACAGGGCGCTGGGCGACAAGATAGGCTGCTTTGTCATGGGCGTGGGTACGGGCGGAACCCTCGTAGGTGTCTCTAAGTACTTGAAGGGCCTCCTAGGCCACAGGGTGAAGGCGGTAGCCGTGGTGCCGAGAGGGTCGCCCATCGTAGGCGGTGCTGGCAGGGGGGAGGAGATCGAGGGCCTAGCCGTGTCTATGATCCCTGATATCTTCGCGCGCAACCGTGGGCTCGTAGACGAGGTCGTCGAGGTCTCGCTGGCAGAGTCCGTGGAGTGGATGGTGAGGCTCGCCCGGGAGGAGGGCATACTCGGGGGCCTCTCCACGGGCGCGAACATGGCTGGCGTCTACAAGGTTCTGGAGGGTTGCGAGGGGGCTATAGTCACGCTTGCACCAGACTCAATCTTCAGGTACACCGGTGTCCTCGAAAACTACGCAATAAGGGATATATTGTAGCTTCGGCGATTATTGCTCATGGATAGCAGTCACCTTGTAGCCGGGCTTAGAGACCTCAACAGCGCCTCGAAGCTGTTGTTCATCGCGTCAATACTAGGCTTAGTAGCCGGTGCAGCTCTACTCCTACTAGTCCCAGCTCTGTTCTTTACTGCTGTCTCCCATGCAGCTACAGGCCTCTCCAGGCTTATACTGACTTGGTTGCCACTCATCATGGTCTCTGGAGCGCTAGCACTTGCCTCGGCTATTATTGGCATCTACGCCGTCTACGCCAAGCTCCTCCCATCGAGTAAACACTTCGCGGAGTGGAGGCCGGCGAACTTCGAGACTCCTAGGAAGCTCCTCTACATCGGCTACTGGGGCGCGCTGGTGCTGGCACTCCTAGCTCTCGTCTCTGGAGTAGCGCTCCTCGCGAGCATAGCCCCCCTCTTCATGAGAGGATCACACCCTGAGGGGCTGATGGGCATGCTCGTGATGCTCCTCGCCCCGCTGGCCTTGCTTGTACTGGCCGCTATACTCGCGTTCGTGGGCTTCGTAGGCGAGGTAATGCTATTCTACGAGCTGGGCACGGCTCTGGCCTCCGAGAGGTTCAAGCAAGTCGCACTGCTGACAATAGCCTACTACGTCGGCGGCATGCTCTTAGCCTTCATCCCCGTCTTCACTGTGACACTACCCCTCTCGCTCGTCGCGTCAGGCCTACAAATCGTCGCCTACTACCTGGCAATGGAGGAGTCTGCCAGGTTGCTGGCGTCGCTTCCCTCGCAGCAGTCCACGCTGCAGGGCCAGGTGTAAGTCAGTGCCGGAGGTCAAAGTAGTTGAATATCCCAGTGTGCCGAGTAGCGAGGACATTTCGCGGGCACTCGGGGAGCTCGACGGCCTGGTACTCGTGGGGTCGTGGGGCCCCGCGGAGTGGCTTGGTCTCCGGGAAGAGTTGAGGAGGATTGGCGCTAGGTGGCACAGAGTAGTATACGTCGACAGGGAGCGCGACCCCCAGGTTTCGGGGCTTAGCCTCGAAGACCTTGTAGCGTCTTTTAAGGCGTATCTCGAATCCTCTGCAGGCTACATCGCTGTAGTCGTGTCCGACGCCGGCAAGAGGGTCTCTAGGCGCGAGCTACTCAAGGCGGGCCTTGGGGTGTTCTTCGTCTACACCGCAATGCCGGAGGTGAGGGCAGAGCAGTGCCTCTCGCTCAGGAGCTGTGGCATATGCCTGCCATCGTGCCCCTACGGGGCGCTGTCGCAGAAACCTCCCCAAGTGTCGGAGAGAAAGTGCACGGAGTGCGGGCTCTGTGCGTCCTACTGCCCCACAGGCTTGCTGTACGTCCCGTCACACCCCCCTACCGCCGCGAGGAGGCTGTTCCACGAGCTGAAGTCGAGAGGCGCCGCTAACGTGATCGTGACGTGCCCCGAGGGCAGGGCACTAGTCTACGAGGACGAGACGGGCTTGAGCGGCGCCGTTGTAGAGTTGCCCTGTATAGCGGCCCTGAGGATACACGAGTACCTATTCGCTAGGCAGGTAGGGTTGAGGGTAGTACCCTACTGCCCCAACAGGCTCAGAGAGAAGTGCCCCAGGGGTGGGGCAGCAGAAGAGTACTTGAGCCTTATAGCCGAGACAGAAAGCCTGCTAGCTGGGAGGCCGGAGGCAACACCCGCCTGGATCGAGAAGTTGCCAGCTCTAGCCTCGCCGCTAGCCGGGGACAAGGACGAGTGGGTGCAGCTCTCAAGGCTTCCGCTCTTCCGCGTGGACGTTAACAGGGAAGCATGCACGCTCTGCGGGGCGTGCGTGAAGGCCTGCCCGGCGCACGCCTTAACCTTAGTACGGGACGGGGGCTACAAGCTCAAGTTCACGCACGCTGAGTGCATCGGCTGTGGTGCCTGTATGGGAGTCTGTCCCGAGAGGGCCGTCAGCGTCGTGAGAGCCGCTAACCCCCTGTTCCTCTCGACAAGACAGTCCCTGGAGGTCGCCAGCTCCCCCGAAGCACACTGCAAGAGGTGCGGCGCCCAGATAGGGCCTGAGGTGAAGATCAAGAGGCTGGCTGGTAGGCTGTCGAGGGCCGGTGTACCGCCTGCGCAACTGGAGAGACTCTGGCTCTGCGAGAAGTGCAAGCAGGAGGCTCTAGCCGACGAGTTCAGGGAGTTTCTCTCGTCGTCCTCTTCGTAGCTACGAGTGTGTAGCTTGAGAAGCGCCCCCTCTCGAGCCTCAACACGGAGAACCCCTCGAGGAGGCCGCCCAATTCAGACAGTGCTAGGAGATTGCCCGGGAAGCCCACTATTCTCTCGAAGAGCCGTATGACGCGGCCCATAGGCTTACTCCCGTCAAAGTCGAATACGTATAGGAAGCCCCCCTCCCTCAACACACGCGCGGCTTCCCCAATACCCTCTCTGGGGCTCTCAAGGTGATGAAGAGAGTCGTGGAAGACGGCGGAGTCTACAGACCCGCTCCTCAGCGGGAGGTGACAGCCACTGGCACAGACGAATTCAACTACCCCCCCTCTCCTGGCGCGAGGGAAGTGCGCCGGGTCGACGTCTACTACGATGCTAAGCTCGAACTTGCCGGAAGCCAGGTATGCGAGAGTCCCCCTCGCCCCGCCGACATCCAGGAGTATCCTTCCAGGGGCAATTAAGCTGGCGGGTCTCTCGTAGATCTTCTCAGGAGCTAGCCTGTATAGGGCAATCAGCAGAGCTCTACCAAGCTTCACCTGTATCGGCACCTTCTCTAGCTTTTAGGTACTTGTAGTTTGTGTAATGTTAAACTTATATATAAGTTGGATTTTAACATGTCGATCAAGCCTAACATGTCGGTCGGTCGACCTTTCATGGGTGTGAGATCCAGAGAGCTCGAGAGGAGTATCTTGGCACTACTCTTAATGGGCTTTACGGCCTCCCTGGGTAGCTCTATTGTAGCCGTCGTCCTACAGCCATACCTTAAGCACCTAGGCCTCACGCCGCAGGACGTCGGGGCCCTGCAATTCGCGATGTCGCTGGCCACGGCACTGGCGCTAGTGCCCTCAGCCTACCTAGCGGACACTTACAGTAGAAAGAAGGTAGCAGTAGCCTCCCTAGCGTTCTCGGCGCCGGGCCTACTCATTGTGGTGTTCGGCGGGGAGAGACAGCTCTTGTACCTTGGTTTCATCTTAGTGGGAGTGGGTAATGCCTTGACTGCAGTGTCCCTTAACCCCCTCCTAGCTGACGTGACTCCAGCGGAGAAGCTCGACGCCGTCAGCTCTATTTCCCAGGTGCTGGGCCTCACGGGGGCCTCTATAGGCTTGGCTCTCTCGTGGCTCCCACAGTTGATGGCGTCCTCTACGGGTAGCCTCCTCTACGCCTACCGCGTATTCATGCTTACTGGAGGAGCAGTATCGCTTGCAAGCCTCCTGCTACTCCTCATAGTAAGGGAGGAGAGGAGGGGCTTAGGGGGTAAGAGCTTCCAGCTAGCTTTCTCGCGCGAGACTATGCTCCTCTCCGGGCTGGGCGCGGTCATAGCGTTTGGCGCTGGTGCCTCAGTCTGGATCATCAACTACTACTTCATGCTCAAGTTCGGCGTTGAGGCCGGCGAGCTCGGGACAAGGATGCTGGCGGAAACCCTCCTGATGATACCTGCAACGTCGGCGGCCCCACTCGTGTCGGCGAGGCTAGGGACGCTAAACGCTGTGCTAGTGTTGCAGTCTGCCTCGATCCCCCTCCTCCTGTCGACAGCCCTTGCACCGGACTTCGTCTCTGCCGCCGCGCTGTACA contains these protein-coding regions:
- a CDS encoding TorD/DmsD family molecular chaperone, whose translation is MVEASLLWERGVVYKALSLSFYTPSDADAQRELSEYLTLLLDVRALPIDRDTIRFFAESWRRAWTLPRDELLREYTRLFVNDYPELKCPPFETYWRDGKRTIYGSGYSSLLEIYRQASLESSPEVRLPLEHVALELELMYYLVVSSADNAGFLCLQEKLFKNHIGRWAEPYAQCLESSASLDNYRASAKLLRELYRVERGLFDSTSFCV
- a CDS encoding 4Fe-4S binding protein; translation: MPEVKVVEYPSVPSSEDISRALGELDGLVLVGSWGPAEWLGLREELRRIGARWHRVVYVDRERDPQVSGLSLEDLVASFKAYLESSAGYIAVVVSDAGKRVSRRELLKAGLGVFFVYTAMPEVRAEQCLSLRSCGICLPSCPYGALSQKPPQVSERKCTECGLCASYCPTGLLYVPSHPPTAARRLFHELKSRGAANVIVTCPEGRALVYEDETGLSGAVVELPCIAALRIHEYLFARQVGLRVVPYCPNRLREKCPRGGAAEEYLSLIAETESLLAGRPEATPAWIEKLPALASPLAGDKDEWVQLSRLPLFRVDVNREACTLCGACVKACPAHALTLVRDGGYKLKFTHAECIGCGACMGVCPERAVSVVRAANPLFLSTRQSLEVASSPEAHCKRCGAQIGPEVKIKRLAGRLSRAGVPPAQLERLWLCEKCKQEALADEFREFLSSSSS
- a CDS encoding PLP-dependent cysteine synthase family protein yields the protein MPTVEELIGNTPLVRVNRIEGLKGREVYVKLEYMNPTGSHKDRIALYMIRDAVEKGLLRPGGTVVEASSGNTAISVAWLARRLGFKAVIVVEEGTSPAKVAVLRALGAEVIFAPKVPAGHPDHMVNVARRVASERGGVFLAQYSNEANLRAHYETTGPEIYRALGDKIGCFVMGVGTGGTLVGVSKYLKGLLGHRVKAVAVVPRGSPIVGGAGRGEEIEGLAVSMIPDIFARNRGLVDEVVEVSLAESVEWMVRLAREEGILGGLSTGANMAGVYKVLEGCEGAIVTLAPDSIFRYTGVLENYAIRDIL
- the nrfD gene encoding NrfD/PsrC family molybdoenzyme membrane anchor subunit codes for the protein MMEVQHAWDIRIVLDLTLGGMGVAAFILAFLSYIRGERELSLKAALAGIASLLLGLIILVTHLGKPEAAAYTLLSPNFGSVMALGVFFNVLTLIFGGLFALPALVKLPYATNEKVMRVLGLLGAIFSFLVMSYTGVLLARTSIHLWRSPATPLLFIFLAFSSGVGLYVLTAQALKKEVARSILDVGVLATLLALVTFTLYFVIANISTEAFRASIELMLSEYLAGTIALYVLGFIAPLALYAYYVRKPSKALLLSIAALLILQSLIARFLVVYTGVIELPW
- a CDS encoding HD domain-containing protein produces the protein MESAVALARKLARELMGDDFVHGYPHVERVMRLGEEIASEVGNVDMNLLRLAVYLHDIGRRIGEPHAYYSARLAGGILSEWGVGEDVVKLVVNAIEYHSFSYARSRGVKPLSVEAMVLSDADKLDALGIVGFLRVMAYGFENGRSVEESLRHFDEKIFKLKDLLHFDASRRLAEELEARTRTAVSWLAEELGIKPITWQGRY
- a CDS encoding MFS transporter, with amino-acid sequence MSVGRPFMGVRSRELERSILALLLMGFTASLGSSIVAVVLQPYLKHLGLTPQDVGALQFAMSLATALALVPSAYLADTYSRKKVAVASLAFSAPGLLIVVFGGERQLLYLGFILVGVGNALTAVSLNPLLADVTPAEKLDAVSSISQVLGLTGASIGLALSWLPQLMASSTGSLLYAYRVFMLTGGAVSLASLLLLLIVREERRGLGGKSFQLAFSRETMLLSGLGAVIAFGAGASVWIINYYFMLKFGVEAGELGTRMLAETLLMIPATSAAPLVSARLGTLNAVLVLQSASIPLLLSTALAPDFVSAAALYTARSLLMNASNPLFWAFSMRLVGEEERSRYTMLNTLAWQVAGGAGSAVGGWLMAMNVDSPIYFTAAVYVVYLLLLYYLFRGTTRHL
- a CDS encoding DUF973 family protein, encoding MDSSHLVAGLRDLNSASKLLFIASILGLVAGAALLLLVPALFFTAVSHAATGLSRLILTWLPLIMVSGALALASAIIGIYAVYAKLLPSSKHFAEWRPANFETPRKLLYIGYWGALVLALLALVSGVALLASIAPLFMRGSHPEGLMGMLVMLLAPLALLVLAAILAFVGFVGEVMLFYELGTALASERFKQVALLTIAYYVGGMLLAFIPVFTVTLPLSLVASGLQIVAYYLAMEESARLLASLPSQQSTLQGQV
- a CDS encoding 4-vinyl reductase, encoding MSEPSTGVSGLVLYPGREVHVVLVLLEKEAQLAKFLPGVAGCSELGVEVLDLWTTRGGFALALLASVAPTREGGVEAFVDCLGKLDGVRAVDSTRGFAGGLAVESWGFPVLPGTSRTLVLEAGLFSSMLRESWKLLGKAFQLPLYNSTFSYGRDLARRLRGLGLDEKSFLYAASEVIRHLGLGRVFWETVTDTRVAVTVYDSLECSAMVGVPGYESSILRGLVAGVVAELWGADRSQVDARETSCVARGDRACRIEVLSRQK
- a CDS encoding class I SAM-dependent methyltransferase, producing MKLGRALLIALYRLAPEKIYERPASLIAPGRILLDVGGARGTLAYLASGKFELSIVVDVDPAHFPRARRGGVVEFVCASGCHLPLRSGSVDSAVFHDSLHHLESPREGIGEAARVLREGGFLYVFDFDGSKPMGRVIRLFERIVGFPGNLLALSELGGLLEGFSVLRLERGRFSSYTLVATKRTTRETP